In the Flavobacteriales bacterium genome, AGCGCCGTGTCGCCTTCCGTGAAGGTGAGCGTGGGCATCGGGATGCTCCCGTTCACCGCGTAGGCCTTGCGGGGCTTGCCGGTGTAGTTCACGACGGTGTCCGTGATCACCAGGTCGTAGCGCGTCACCTGCGGGATGAAGTCGTCCGTGAGGATGGATGTTCCGGAGGCACTGTGCCCGGCGTGCTGCGCGATGACCTTGCCGGCCAGCGCGAGGAGGTGCAGCAGGGCGAGCAACAAGTGGCGGAGCATGTGGAAAGCGATCATGGTCCAGGCGATGTCCGGTTCACTTCACGATCGTCCCCTTCACGCTGCCGCAGGTCATCATCTGCGCGCCGTAGAAGGGGTTCTTGATGGCCTTGTCGAGGCTCAGCCAATCGGCCCCGCCCTCGTACATGGGGCAGTGGTCCAGGTACACCGGCACCGATGTCGGCGCCGCCTTCACCAGGCGGGCCATGGGGTCGGTGAGCTCCCTGAAGGCCTTGCGTTGGGCTTCCAGCCCCTTGGCGGAGGCGATCGCGGTGGCGGTGTTCGCCAGTGGCTCCATCACCTCCATCCATACAGCGTGGACCTCATGGCCCAGCGCGCTCACGTCCACCGCACGCACGGCCTCATCGAGGCGTTGTGCGGCGATCTTCGCCTTGGCCGCGTCGGAGGCCACCAAGGCATCGTTCAGCTCGAAGTAGGGGTCGAACACTGGGGCGAGGGGATCGGCCTTGGCCGTAGCCGCTGTCGACTGCTCCACCGCCGTGCTCCTGTCCGGCTGTTGCACCACGGAAGCAGCGACCGGCTCCTTCTTGAAGGTGCGCGCATAACGGCAGCATTCCGGCAGCGCCGCGTAGGCTGCATCCGGGGCGAGGTAGCGCTCGTTGTCGTAGCCGGCCTGGGCGATGCGCTGCAGCACGGCATCGGCGTCCGTGCGCGTGCTATCGTAGGTGAGCAGGGCTCGCTTGCTGTCCTTGTCCCAATCGGCGGTGGCCTCACCCTTCACGAAGGCGGCCTTCTCGATGGTCTCCTCGCACATGCCGCAGTTCCCGGTGATGGTGACCGGAACGGTGCGGGCGTTCCGGATCTGCGCCTGGCACCCGGTGACCAGGAAGGCCAGGGAAAGGCTGATGAGGAGGAATAGGGTTCTCATGGTCGTTCAGTGTTCGGTTCGTTGTTCAGTCCGTTCGTCATCGGTCCAACCGCGCCCAGCGGAGGCGCAGGCTGTTGCTCACCACGCTCACGCTGCTCAGGGCCATGGCCGCACCGGCGATCATGGGGTCGAGCAGGAAGCCGTTGACCGGGTAAAGCACACCCGCTGCGATGGGGATGCCGATGATGTTGTAGATGAAGGCCCAGAAGAGGTTCTGGCGGATGAGCGCCACGGTGCGGCGGGAAAGAGCGATGGCGCGCGGGATGGCGTTGAGGTCCGTGGCGATCAGGGTCATGCGCGCCACGTCCATGGCGATGTCGCTGCCCTTGCCCATGGCGATGCCCACATCGGCCTTCGCCAGGGCCTCGCTGTCGTTGATGCCGTCGCCCACCATGGCCACCACGTGGCCCTGCTGCTGCAGGCCGGTCACGAAGGCGCCCTTGTCCTTGGGCAGCACCTCGCTGCGAAAGTCGTCGATGCCCACGGCCTGGGCCACGGCCTGCGCGGTGCGGCGCGCATCACCGGTCTGCATGTACACCTTGATGCCGGCGCGCTTCAGGCGTGCGATGGCCGAGGCGGCCGAAGGCTTGATGCGGTCGGCGATGGCCACGGCGGCGCGCACCTGCGTGCCCTCCGCCACCCACACCACCGTGTGCGCTGCCTCCTGCCAGCGCTTCTCGTGCGTGCGCCACTCGCCGGTGACGACGATGCCGTTCTCCTCCAGCAACCGGCGATTACCCACGAGCCAGCCCGACCCGTTCACCGTGGCCTTGACGCCCTTACCGGTGAGGCTGTCGAACGCGCCCACCGCAGCGGCCTGGTGCACGCCGGCGGCATGCAGGTGCCGAACGACCGCCTCGGCCAGGGGATGCTCGGACCGCGCTTCGATCGCGAGCACCGCGGCGCCGACGGGCTGTTCGGTCAACCCCACGGCCTCCACCACCTCAGGCTTGCCTTCGGTGATGGTGCCGGTCTTGTCGAGCACGATGGCGGTGATGTTGCGTGCGCGCTCCAGGCTGTCGGCGTCCTTGATGAGGATGCCGTTCTCGGCCCCTTGCCCATGCCGGCCATGATGGCCGTGGGCGTGGCGAGGCCGAGGGCGCAGGGGCAGGCGATAACCAGCACGGTGACCAGCGCGAGCAGGCCCTGGGTGAAGGCATGCTCACCGCCGAGCACCCACCAGGCGATGGCGCTCAGCAGGGCGATGCCGATGACGATGGGCACGAAGACCGCGGCCACCTTGTCCACCAGCTTCTGCACCGGGGCCTTGCTGCCCTGGGCCTCTTGCACGGTGCGCACGATCTGGGCGAGCAGCGTGGCCGAGCCCACCTTCTCGGCACGCATGCGCAGGCTGCCTTTCTGGTTGATGGTGCCGGCCAGCAGCTTTGCACCGGCCGTCTTCGCCACCGGCACAGGCTCACCGCTCAGCATGCTCTCATTCACGTAGCTCTCCCCGCTTACCACTTCGCCGTCCACCGCGATGCTCTCGCCGGGACGCACCACGAGGATGTCGTCCACGTTCACGTCGGCGATGGGTACCTCGCGCGTGATGCCATCGGCGGCCTCGCGCAGCACCGTGTTCGGGCGTAGGCCCATCAGCTTCTTGATGGCACTGCTGGTGCCGGCCTTGGCGCGCTCCTCCAGGAACTTGCCCAGCAGGATGAAGGTGATGACCACCGCGGCGGCCTCGAAGTACACATGCGGCATCAGTCCGCGGTCGGTCCAGAACTGCGGATAGGCAGTGTTGAAGACGCTGAAGACGTAGGCCACGCCGGTGCTCAGGGCCACCAGGGTGTCCATGTTGGCGCTGCGGTGCTTCGCCTGCTTCCAGGCGTTGATGAAGAACTGCCGGCCGAAGACGAGCACCACGGGCGTGCTGAGGGCCCACATCACCAGGTTGGCCCAGGGTTCATGCATCATGAACATGCCGATCACCACCAGCGGGATGCTGAGGGCCATGGAGGCCCACAGGCGCTTCTTCAGCGAGGCCATGCGCTCACGCGCGATCGCCTCCATGTCGGCGGTGGCCTCGCGCTCCTCCCCGATGATGAGGTCGTAGCCGATGCTTTGGATCGCGGCGCGCATGCGGCGCTCATCGATCACACCGGGCACATAGCGCACCTGCACCGTGTTGGTGGCCAGGTTCACCGCGGCCTCGAGCACCCCCGGCTGGGCCTGCAGCATGCTCTCCACGCTGGCCACGCAGCTGGCGCAGGTCATGCCGGTCACCGGGAAGGTGCGCTTCACCGTGGGCACGTCGTAGCCGTTGTCGCGGATCGCCTTCACGGCATCGCGCACGGCCTCCACGGGCGTGATGCTCTGCACCACCGCGCTGCGGTTGTTCCGCTCCACGTGGTGGGTGGCGATGCTGGGCACGGTGCCCAGGGCCTTGTCCACGATCAGCGCGCAATGCTCGCTGTCCATGTTCTCCACGGGGATCACCAGGGTGCTCGTCTCGGTCTTCATGGCTGTGGGGGTGTTCAAGCGGCCACCGGCAGCAGGCCATAGCCCGCCGGGCGAAGCGCGTTGAGGAGGTCTTCCTGAGCGAGGGTGCCCTGCACCACTTCCACGTCGGCGGTGCGGGTCACGTGGTCGGCCGTGGCGCTCACCACGCCGGGCAGCTTGTTGAGGATATCGCCGGCCTTGTTGGCGCATCCGGCGCAGGTGATGCCGGTGGTGCTGAAGCGGTGCCGCTCGGTGGCGACGTTGTAGCCGGCCTTGCGGATGGCGGCGACGGCCTCGCGCACGGCCTGGGCCGAGGTGGCCGACCGCAACGTGGCCAGGTGGCGGTCGAGGTCCACACGGGCCTCCTCCAGCGTGGGCACGCCATGCAGGGCCTTCTCCACGCGCAGGGCGCAATGCGCGCTGTTCACGTCGAGCAGGGGGAGGGCGATGTTCGTGTTGTCCATGGTCGTTGGTGTTGATTGACGATGCAAAGCACCGACGACCGGGAGCGTTCCGCGTTACATCCTCATCGGGAAGGTTTACATCAACCCACCTGGTCCAGCGGGGTGCGGCCCATGCCCATGGCCTTGAAGGCGGAGGGCGTCATGCCGGTGAGCTTCTTGAACTGGGCGCTCAGGTGCGCCACGCTGCTGAAGCCCGTGCGGTCGGCGATCTCGCTCAGGGTGAGCTCGTCGTACCGGATGAGCTCCTTCACCCGCTCCAGGCGTTGAAGCAGGAAGTACTGCTCGATGGTGATGCCCTCCACCTGCGAGAAGAGCGCGGAGAGCCCAGAGTAATCGCGGTGCAGCACATCCGGCAGGTGCTCGCTCAGCTTCACGCGCCCATTGAGCTGCTCGTTGTGGTGCACCAGCTTCACGATGGCGGCCTTGATGCGGGCGATGAGGGCGGCCTCACGACCGTCCACCAGATCGAAGCCCTCGGCCTTGAGCGCGGCGCGCGTGGCCTCCATCTCGGCATCGGAGGGTTCCTGCTCCAGCTCCACCTCGCCGAGGTCCAGCTGCAGCACGCGCAGGCCCTGCTCACCCAGCACGCGCCGCACCACCGCCTTGCAGCGGTCGCACACCATGTTGCGCACCACGAGCTTCATGAAAGGCGAAGCTAGCGGAGGGGAGCGTTCACAGCAGCGCCTGAGCCGGCACGTTGCCCTCCACCACCTTTCCGTCGAGCAGCTTGATGGTGCGCTGGGCATAGCCCGCATCGCGGAGGCTGTGCGTGACGATGATGACGGTGGTGCCGGCCCGGTTCAGCTCGGTGAGCAGCCCCATCACCTCCTCGCCCATCGCGCTGTCCAGGTTACCGGTGGGCTCGTCGGCCAGGATCAGCCTGGGGCTGTTCACCACCGCACGGGCAATGGCCACGCGCTGCTGCTGGCCGCCGCTGAGC is a window encoding:
- a CDS encoding DUF3347 domain-containing protein — its product is MRTLFLLISLSLAFLVTGCQAQIRNARTVPVTITGNCGMCEETIEKAAFVKGEATADWDKDSKRALLTYDSTRTDADAVLQRIAQAGYDNERYLAPDAAYAALPECCRYARTFKKEPVAASVVQQPDRSTAVEQSTAATAKADPLAPVFDPYFELNDALVASDAAKAKIAAQRLDEAVRAVDVSALGHEVHAVWMEVMEPLANTATAIASAKGLEAQRKAFRELTDPMARLVKAAPTSVPVYLDHCPMYEGGADWLSLDKAIKNPFYGAQMMTCGSVKGTIVK
- a CDS encoding cation transporter, which gives rise to MDNTNIALPLLDVNSAHCALRVEKALHGVPTLEEARVDLDRHLATLRSATSAQAVREAVAAIRKAGYNVATERHRFSTTGITCAGCANKAGDILNKLPGVVSATADHVTRTADVEVVQGTLAQEDLLNALRPAGYGLLPVAA
- a CDS encoding helix-turn-helix transcriptional regulator, whose product is MKLVVRNMVCDRCKAVVRRVLGEQGLRVLQLDLGEVELEQEPSDAEMEATRAALKAEGFDLVDGREAALIARIKAAIVKLVHHNEQLNGRVKLSEHLPDVLHRDYSGLSALFSQVEGITIEQYFLLQRLERVKELIRYDELTLSEIADRTGFSSVAHLSAQFKKLTGMTPSAFKAMGMGRTPLDQVG